The nucleotide sequence GAGCACACCATGGACAAGCTCTCCCTCAGCGCCCTCGCCCGCGAGCAGCTGGAGCTGGCGAAGAACGGATCGGCCGGGCGCAGTGCCGCGACCGTCTTCGGTGGGCACACGCACACGCTGCGGCAGACGCTGATCGCGCTGGTGGCGGAGCAGGACCTGGACGAGCACGACAGCCCGGGCGAGGCCACCGTGCACGTGCTGCAGGGCCGGGTGCGGCTGGTGGCCGGGCAGAGCTCCTGGGAGGGCTCCCCGGGCGACCTCATCATCGTTCCGCCTGCGCGCCACTCCCTGCACGCCGACACCGACGCCGTCGTGCTGCTCACCGTGGCCAAGCCGCTCACGGAGCGCTGACACCCCCAGGGCTCGCCCGCTGAGAGCACTGCCCCTGCGCCCCTCGCGTGCTGTACTCCGGGAATGACACACACCAGCACCAGGACAGTGGCCGTCACCGGCTCCGCGTCGGGGATCGGCGCCGCCTGCGTGGCGCGGCTGCGGGCCGCCGGGCACCGCACGATCGGGGTGGACGTCCAGCCCGGCGCGGACGTCGTCGCCGACCTCGCCACTGCCCAGGGCCGCGCGGCGGCCGTCGAGGCCGTGACCACGCAGTGCGGCGGCGTGCTGGACGGCCTGGTGGCCTGCGCCGGGGTCGGCCCGCTCTCCGACCGCCCCGGCAGCGTGCTGGCCTCGGTGAACTACTTCGGCGTGGTCGAGGTGGTGCAGGGCCTGCGCCCCACGCTGCTGGCGGCGCAGCACCCTGCGGTGGTGGCGGTGTCCTCCAGCAGCAGCAGCACCCAGCCGGGCATCCCCCTCGAGCTGGTGCAGGCGTGCCTGGCCGGGTCAGAGGGCGACGCCTGTGCGCGCGCCGAGGAGCTGGGCGCGCTGGGCACCTACCCGGCCACCAAGCTGGCCCTGGCGTGGTGGATCCGCACGCAGGCCCCGACTGCGGAGTGGATCGGCGCGGGCATCCGGCTGAACGCGGTGGCCCCCGGCACCATCGACACCCCGATGACCGGTGGGCCCGACCTCGACCCCGAGCTGGTGAAGCTGCTGGACGTCTACCCGGTGCCGCTCGGACGCCGGGGACGGCCGGAGGAGGTGGCCTCGGTGATCGAGTTCCTCCTCGACGAGCGCTCCTCCCTGCTCTGCGGCACGGTGGTCTTCACCGACGGCGGCACCGACGCGCTGATCCGCGGACGGGACTGGCCGGCGCCGTGGCAGCCGAGCAGGGAGGAGCTGGTGGCGAAGCTGCAGCTGCCGTCCTAGCGGCGCGTCTCCGGCGGCCCGTCCTGGCTGCCCATCACCCGGGCACCGCTGGTGCGACCCTGCCCGGACGGGTCGTTGATGCGCTGGGTCTCCGCCGAGCTGTCGGACACGCCGGGCTCGGTGCGCTGGTGGGCGGTGCCGGAGTGCTCCGTGCCGCCGCGGTGCTGGGTCTCGTGCGTGGTGACCGGCGCGGTCTCCGCGCTGCGCTCAGCGGCGCGGACGTCCCGCACGGACTTGACGCTCAGCCGGCCGGCTGCCTGTGCCCCCAGGAACAGGATCAGCGCCCCGAGGCCGTAGAAGAAGCCGAGGTCCACGAGGGCCTGTCGAGTGGTGTCACCGACCGGGGCACCGGTCTCGCCCAGGAAGTCCGGCCAGATCCGGCTGAGCACCGGCCCGACGATGAACCACGCGCCGGCCAGGCTGGCCAGCCACCCGCCGAGGACGGCGGCAGGCCGGTTGGCGGCGAGAAGCAGCAGCAGGCCTGCGATCACGGCGACCCCGCCGGGCAGCACCTCCAGCCAGAACCGGCCGGTGGTCCACTCCCAGGTGGAGTCGGGTGTGGTGGCGTAGTCGAAGTACGGCCCCACGAACGGGATCAGCGCACCCCACAGACCTAGCAGCACCAGCAGCAGCCCGGTGATGGCGCCGCGGGTGCGAGGGATGCCCTTCGCGCGTCGGGGCTGTTTCGTCGTGGTGCCGTACTCAGTCATCACTGCTCCTCATGGTGTCCTCCTCCGCGCACGCCTGGGCGACACGGACGGCTGGACTACTGAACGTAGCCCCCCGCGGCACCCTCCGCAGAACGTCGCGGAGCGCCTCCCGCCTGCGGCCCGCTGACCTGCACGATTGGCCGAGAAACCGCTTCCCGGCGAGGGGGCTGCACCCCTAGACTCGGCCCATGTCGATCTCTACGACGGGCAGCGACAGCACCTCCCTGGTGGGTAGTGACCTGTCCGGCGGCGACCTGGAGCGCGCGCTGGAGTCGCACCGCCGCGAGCTGACCGGCTTCTGCTACCGAATGCTCGGTGCGGCCTCGGAGGCCGAGGACGCCGTGCAGGAAACCTTGGTGAACGCCTGGCGCAGCATCGACACCTTCCAGGGCCGCTCCTCGCTCCGGTCGTGGTTGTACCGCATCGCCCACAACGTGTGCCTGGACATGATCCGCAGCCCGCAGCGACGGGCCCGGCCGATGGACCTGGCCGCCCCCACCCCCGCCGCCGAGGTGGTCGTCGGCGAGCAGCTGCCCGAGTCGGTGTTCGTCCAGCCCGTGCGGGACGACTCGGTGATCGACACCCAGGGCGACCCGGCGAACGTCGCGGTGGCCCGGGAGTCCATCCGGCTGGCCTTCATCGGGGCGCTGCAGCACCTGCCCGCCCGCCAGCGCGCGGTGCTGATCCTGCGCGAGGTGCTGCGCTGGCAGGCCGCGGAGGTTGCCGTGCTGCTGGACACCTCGGTGGCCTCGGTGAACAGCGCGCTGCAGCGGGCCAGGGCCACCATGGCCACCACCAGGTCCGCCCCGCTGGACTCCACGCTCGACGCTCGCCAGACGGACCTGCTGACCCGCTACGTCGATGCCTTCGAGCGCTACGACATCGACGCGCTGGTGCGGCTGCTCAAGGAGGACGTGGTGCTGTCGATGCCGCCCTTTCCGTTCTGGATGCGCGGCGCCGACGACCTGGCGGCGTGGTTCCTGGGGCCTGGCATCGTCTGCCAGGGCGGCCGGCTGTTACCGGTGCAGGTGAACGGCACCGCCGGCTTCGGCAACTACCACCGGGTGGGACCTGGTCGCTGGGAGCCGTGGGCCATCCAGGTCATTGAGGTCAGCGACGGCCGCATCAGCGGTCACCACAACTTCCTCGGTGCTGAGCAGTTCGCCGCCTTCGGCCTGCCCCCGGTGCTGTTGGCCTGAACACCCCGTTCGGCACACCCGCCAGGGCCTGCCTAGGCTCGGCCCATGCCCTCCTCAGCTCGCCGAGCCTCCCGCGGAACCCGTGGTGGCCCTTCGCTTCTTGTGGGTGCTGTCGCAGAACGGCGCAATGCCCGACCGTCCGCAGCGGCACAGCGCCACCGTCTCCCGGTTGCGGGTCAGCGCGTTGCCGTCGCCGTCCAGCAGCTCGGCCGGGCCGCGCACCAGCAGCGGACCGTCCGGACACACCGTGATGGTGACCTCCGGTCCCAGCAGCGCGGCGCGCTCGGCTGCAGCGGCGTCCTCAGCAGTGAAGTCCTCGACGGTGGCGTCCTCAACAGTGGAGTCCTCGTCGGTGGAGTCGTCAGGAAGGGCTGCCATGTCTGAAGTAGTACTCGCCGAGGCCTGCGCAGCGCCAGTCGGTGCCGGCACCGCCATGC is from Rhodococcus sp. X156 and encodes:
- a CDS encoding SDR family oxidoreductase, which codes for MTHTSTRTVAVTGSASGIGAACVARLRAAGHRTIGVDVQPGADVVADLATAQGRAAAVEAVTTQCGGVLDGLVACAGVGPLSDRPGSVLASVNYFGVVEVVQGLRPTLLAAQHPAVVAVSSSSSSTQPGIPLELVQACLAGSEGDACARAEELGALGTYPATKLALAWWIRTQAPTAEWIGAGIRLNAVAPGTIDTPMTGGPDLDPELVKLLDVYPVPLGRRGRPEEVASVIEFLLDERSSLLCGTVVFTDGGTDALIRGRDWPAPWQPSREELVAKLQLPS
- a CDS encoding sigma-70 family RNA polymerase sigma factor, with amino-acid sequence MSISTTGSDSTSLVGSDLSGGDLERALESHRRELTGFCYRMLGAASEAEDAVQETLVNAWRSIDTFQGRSSLRSWLYRIAHNVCLDMIRSPQRRARPMDLAAPTPAAEVVVGEQLPESVFVQPVRDDSVIDTQGDPANVAVARESIRLAFIGALQHLPARQRAVLILREVLRWQAAEVAVLLDTSVASVNSALQRARATMATTRSAPLDSTLDARQTDLLTRYVDAFERYDIDALVRLLKEDVVLSMPPFPFWMRGADDLAAWFLGPGIVCQGGRLLPVQVNGTAGFGNYHRVGPGRWEPWAIQVIEVSDGRISGHHNFLGAEQFAAFGLPPVLLA
- a CDS encoding cupin domain-containing protein encodes the protein MDKLSLSALAREQLELAKNGSAGRSAATVFGGHTHTLRQTLIALVAEQDLDEHDSPGEATVHVLQGRVRLVAGQSSWEGSPGDLIIVPPARHSLHADTDAVVLLTVAKPLTER
- a CDS encoding CDGSH iron-sulfur domain-containing protein, encoding MLGPEVTITVCPDGPLLVRGPAELLDGDGNALTRNRETVALCRCGRSGIAPFCDSTHKKRRATTGSAGGSAS